In Dolichospermum flos-aquae CCAP 1403/13F, the following proteins share a genomic window:
- a CDS encoding TolC family protein produces the protein MKGQQLFHCFLPGVTAAVLTTQPAWANVIQVSQLQLTSSPSVLISTNSGNSFTDNSLQPKSNVKSNPGLLPANYFSQGSIQPIGNHGLPVVVADNYLSIDGEKISKQDHSRFVGFSDLSNNNFLAVSNPQSSNLSNSDQQGDVEVAKLLKSGNCPQSQPKSQAALLLASNTCLPQNTDTWIAQTTVPTTSETSTPPAENVKPTPPTVENVQPTPSQPVDFPNVPNDLNPSPNPLLYPTQAEEVKVQGTQPISLSQALELAKRNNNDLQVSVLQLQRSKSVLREAQAAFLPSVDLNANVENSRTVSDTLRVKRQQDAGLSVDDASSTTAFTGTGQIRYDLYTSGRRNGAIKEAQERIRKQELDVERQSEQIRLDVSKAYYDLQQADENVRISQSAVNNAQASLKDAVALERAGVGTRFDVLRSQVNLANSQQDLTSAFSQQQIARRKLAPLLNLPQSVSITASDPVKLAGLWQQPLEQSIVLAYQNRPELQQTLADRNISEAQRKQALASLGPQVSLLGQYNLFDQFDDGTSVVDGYSVRLQASLNLYDGGAAKARAAQFKTDIAINENRFSEQRNQIRFQVEQAYSTQASNLENVQTSNVALEQAKESLRLARLRFQAGVGTQTDVINALNDLTRSEGNRVKAILDYNRALTELQRYVTSRGLNQLQNSGVK, from the coding sequence GTGAAAGGACAGCAATTATTCCATTGTTTCTTACCTGGTGTGACAGCAGCAGTATTAACAACTCAGCCCGCTTGGGCTAATGTTATTCAAGTAAGTCAGTTACAGCTAACGTCTTCTCCTAGTGTGTTAATTTCTACTAATAGTGGGAATTCATTCACAGACAATAGCCTACAGCCCAAAAGTAACGTTAAAAGTAACCCAGGATTATTACCTGCTAATTATTTCAGTCAAGGTAGTATCCAGCCTATCGGCAACCACGGTCTACCTGTAGTTGTTGCTGACAATTATCTCAGCATTGACGGAGAAAAAATTTCTAAACAAGATCACAGTAGATTTGTCGGTTTTTCTGATTTATCAAATAATAATTTTCTGGCTGTTAGTAATCCACAATCAAGTAATTTAAGTAACTCTGATCAGCAAGGTGATGTAGAGGTAGCAAAGTTACTAAAATCTGGCAATTGTCCACAGTCTCAGCCCAAGAGTCAAGCGGCTTTACTACTTGCTTCTAATACCTGCTTACCTCAAAATACTGATACTTGGATAGCACAAACAACTGTTCCTACTACTTCAGAAACCAGTACACCTCCGGCAGAGAATGTAAAGCCTACACCTCCCACCGTGGAGAATGTACAACCTACACCTAGTCAGCCCGTAGATTTTCCTAATGTTCCTAATGATTTGAATCCTAGTCCTAATCCGCTGCTATATCCGACCCAAGCAGAGGAAGTGAAGGTTCAAGGAACTCAGCCAATTAGTTTGTCACAGGCTCTGGAACTGGCTAAACGGAATAATAATGATTTACAAGTGTCTGTACTACAACTACAACGGAGTAAATCAGTTCTCCGCGAGGCGCAAGCCGCTTTCCTACCCAGTGTAGATTTGAATGCGAATGTTGAGAATAGTCGCACTGTTAGCGATACATTGCGTGTTAAAAGACAACAGGATGCTGGATTATCGGTAGATGATGCTTCTTCTACTACGGCGTTTACTGGTACAGGACAGATAAGATATGATCTTTATACTTCTGGTAGACGTAATGGGGCTATTAAAGAAGCTCAGGAACGGATACGTAAGCAGGAGTTGGATGTGGAAAGGCAATCTGAGCAAATTCGGCTAGATGTATCTAAGGCATATTATGACTTGCAACAAGCTGATGAAAATGTGAGAATTTCCCAGTCAGCTGTAAATAATGCCCAGGCTAGTTTGAAAGATGCAGTGGCTTTAGAACGGGCTGGTGTGGGGACTCGTTTCGATGTGTTGCGATCGCAGGTAAATTTAGCTAACTCCCAACAGGACTTAACTAGTGCCTTTTCTCAACAACAAATTGCCCGCCGTAAGTTAGCACCACTGTTGAATTTGCCCCAGTCAGTGAGTATTACTGCGTCCGATCCTGTCAAATTGGCAGGTTTATGGCAACAGCCACTAGAACAAAGTATCGTTTTGGCTTATCAAAATCGTCCTGAACTACAACAAACTTTAGCAGATCGGAATATTAGTGAGGCTCAAAGAAAACAGGCCTTAGCATCTCTAGGTCCCCAGGTAAGTTTACTCGGTCAGTATAACTTATTCGATCAATTTGATGATGGAACAAGCGTGGTTGATGGTTATTCTGTGAGATTGCAGGCTAGTCTCAATTTATATGATGGGGGAGCAGCAAAAGCCAGAGCAGCCCAATTTAAAACCGATATTGCAATCAACGAAAATCGGTTTTCTGAACAGCGCAACCAAATCCGCTTTCAAGTAGAACAAGCATATTCTACCCAAGCATCAAATTTGGAAAATGTACAAACTTCTAATGTGGCTTTAGAACAAGCTAAAGAGTCTCTGCGGTTAGCGCGGTTGAGATTCCAAGCCGGTGTCGGGACTCAAACTGATGTAATTAACGCATTAAATGACCTCACCCGTTCTGAAGGTAATCGCGTCAAAGCCATCTTGGATTACAACCGTGCTTTAACAGAATTACAAAGATATGTTACATCCAGGGGTTTAAATCAATTACAGAACTCAGGAGTCAAGTAA
- a CDS encoding type I restriction-modification system subunit M N-terminal domain-containing protein produces the protein MLTLTDPNLKSKVDLLWDKLWTGGLSNPMDAIKQFSFLLFLKRLDETEDLNKRQAKRRTEDYQPKIPLEMRWRN, from the coding sequence ATGCTAACCCTAACCGACCCCAATTTAAAATCAAAAGTAGACCTCCTGTGGGATAAACTCTGGACAGGAGGCTTATCCAACCCAATGGATGCTATCAAACAATTTTCATTTCTCCTCTTCCTCAAACGATTAGACGAAACCGAAGATTTGAACAAACGTCAAGCCAAACGCCGCACAGAAGATTATCAGCCCAAAATTCCCCTAGAAATGCGTTGGCGAAATTAG
- a CDS encoding DUF5677 domain-containing protein, whose protein sequence is MESKSILDILLELKPYLDEISKGYIEKETKHCMILKSALRKNIEFNLFVWQQKQENQDKNSFFSVATLRGICEDIITLNFLNTLNKNDRNNIIDNLFHLDFLKTSVVQSDFFEKNRPLQPIFKKISDQSKLELEISQLENNIKNIANNYPNWKPDKYKLLPSVKKMAEFCDLEELYDYLYAATSRWVHFNTNILLRMVWYEEEKQDLFYTTSTENFYRYYLEFNRFYASYLLVKFYDIFQKELLFPQDCENLIEEIRIIHQKTPRWPELITFEEMNIQPPSSFQYGLFNI, encoded by the coding sequence ATGGAGAGTAAATCAATTTTAGATATTTTGTTAGAATTAAAGCCTTATCTAGATGAAATATCAAAAGGCTACATAGAAAAAGAAACAAAGCACTGCATGATATTAAAATCAGCTTTAAGGAAAAATATTGAGTTTAATCTATTTGTGTGGCAACAAAAACAAGAAAATCAAGACAAAAATTCTTTTTTTTCTGTTGCTACCCTAAGAGGAATATGCGAAGATATAATTACTTTAAATTTTCTTAATACTCTTAACAAGAATGATAGAAATAATATCATTGACAATCTTTTTCATCTAGATTTTCTAAAAACATCCGTAGTGCAATCAGATTTTTTTGAAAAAAACAGACCATTACAACCTATTTTTAAAAAAATATCTGACCAATCAAAACTAGAGTTGGAAATTTCTCAATTAGAAAATAATATTAAAAATATAGCTAACAACTATCCCAATTGGAAGCCAGACAAATATAAACTTTTGCCTTCGGTTAAGAAAATGGCTGAATTTTGTGATTTAGAAGAATTATATGATTACTTGTATGCAGCAACGTCTAGGTGGGTTCATTTCAATACAAATATTCTTTTAAGAATGGTGTGGTATGAAGAAGAGAAACAAGATTTATTTTATACAACATCAACCGAAAATTTTTATAGATATTATCTAGAATTTAACAGATTCTATGCTAGTTACCTCTTGGTTAAATTTTATGATATTTTTCAAAAAGAATTGCTTTTTCCACAAGATTGTGAAAATTTAATAGAAGAAATTAGAATTATTCACCAAAAAACTCCAAGGTGGCCTGAGTTAATTACTTTTGAGGAAATGAATATTCAGCCTCCATCCAGTTTTCAATATGGATTATTTAATATATAA
- the queD gene encoding 6-carboxytetrahydropterin synthase QueD has product MTNHQWLLAKEFRFEAAHKLPYHDGKCSRLHGHSWRGVVYVAGDTLITKGAKQGMVMDYSDIKKYLKPLLENYLDHYYLNESMGLESPTSEAIAAWIYEKLEQAGLAGLTAVRIDETCTSICLYSKTRISGWLNSGESLNLLQSRQNDDVKIPRSEDAGISEESTKELS; this is encoded by the coding sequence ATGACCAATCATCAGTGGCTACTGGCTAAAGAATTCCGCTTTGAAGCAGCACATAAATTACCTTACCATGATGGTAAATGCTCCAGGCTGCATGGACATAGTTGGCGTGGAGTTGTTTATGTAGCTGGTGATACCTTAATAACAAAAGGTGCTAAACAGGGTATGGTAATGGACTATTCAGATATTAAAAAATATCTCAAACCCTTGCTTGAGAATTATTTAGATCACTATTATTTAAATGAATCTATGGGTTTGGAATCACCAACCAGCGAAGCAATTGCTGCTTGGATTTATGAAAAATTAGAACAAGCAGGATTAGCGGGATTAACAGCAGTGAGAATTGATGAAACTTGCACTTCTATCTGTTTGTATTCCAAAACCCGCATATCTGGTTGGTTGAATTCTGGTGAAAGTTTGAATTTACTGCAATCTCGTCAAAATGATGATGTTAAGATTCCCCGGTCTGAAGACGCGGGGATTTCTGAAGAGTCCACAAAAGAACTTTCTTAG
- a CDS encoding 7-carboxy-7-deazaguanine synthase QueE: protein MSLLEIKLPIHETFQSTVQGEGYWTGCLVDFIRLSGCPVGCPWCDTGYADPRANLPRVERPIAELLAEIKSPRVVISGGEPFIHKHLPDLVQALLAADKRVSIETSGSFWQEVSPAAWITLSPKEHINPKYPVKSQFWSQANEVKIVIETGGEIDFYQEHLSTHPNLLVYLQPEWNSSSKSIPLILQILQQKPDYKLSLQTHKYIGVQ, encoded by the coding sequence ATGTCGCTGTTAGAAATCAAGTTACCGATTCATGAAACTTTTCAAAGTACAGTTCAGGGAGAAGGATACTGGACTGGTTGCTTAGTAGACTTTATTCGCTTATCAGGTTGTCCAGTCGGTTGTCCTTGGTGCGATACTGGTTATGCTGACCCAAGAGCGAATTTACCACGAGTAGAACGTCCCATAGCTGAACTTCTAGCGGAAATCAAATCTCCCAGAGTGGTAATATCTGGCGGAGAACCATTCATTCACAAGCATTTACCTGACTTAGTTCAAGCTTTATTAGCCGCGGACAAACGAGTTAGCATTGAAACATCAGGCTCTTTTTGGCAAGAAGTTTCCCCAGCAGCTTGGATTACTCTATCTCCCAAAGAACATATTAACCCTAAATACCCAGTAAAAAGTCAGTTTTGGAGTCAAGCTAACGAAGTTAAGATAGTCATAGAGACTGGTGGAGAAATTGATTTTTACCAAGAACATCTATCTACTCACCCTAATTTGCTTGTCTACTTACAACCTGAGTGGAACAGTTCGTCGAAATCAATCCCACTGATTTTGCAGATATTACAACAAAAACCTGATTATAAACTATCCTTACAAACACACAAGTATATCGGGGTACAATGA
- a CDS encoding KaiA family protein — protein MLLPILLLQTNIKQILDRPFVEERHKSLIVQIWNFLEKFITQCYWQPILCQIYYLPHCQPQNPDQKDNYFFTVSQEKKTQNFQDMAAIEKQEILKSLKSDYRQIIINYFISDKTLPEKLDKFVNTLFYTGIPIPQIIEMHMEVIDEFSKQLRMEGRSDETLLDYRLTLIDILAHLCEIYRCSVAKIPLNIPK, from the coding sequence ATGTTATTACCTATATTGCTTTTACAAACAAATATAAAACAAATTCTCGATAGACCATTTGTAGAAGAGAGGCACAAAAGTTTAATTGTTCAAATATGGAACTTCCTTGAGAAATTCATCACTCAATGTTACTGGCAACCTATACTTTGTCAAATATACTATTTGCCCCATTGTCAGCCACAAAACCCAGATCAAAAAGATAATTATTTCTTTACAGTTAGCCAGGAAAAAAAGACACAAAATTTTCAGGACATGGCTGCTATCGAAAAACAGGAAATTTTAAAATCACTTAAATCAGATTACCGTCAAATAATTATCAATTATTTTATCAGTGACAAAACACTACCAGAAAAACTTGATAAATTTGTTAATACCCTATTTTATACAGGTATTCCCATACCACAAATTATAGAAATGCACATGGAAGTCATTGATGAATTTTCTAAGCAATTAAGGATGGAAGGCAGAAGTGATGAAACATTGCTCGATTACCGTTTAACCTTAATAGATATTTTGGCACATCTTTGTGAAATTTATCGCTGTTCTGTTGCTAAAATTCCGTTGAATATTCCAAAGTAG
- a CDS encoding ATP-binding protein encodes MLQYPLDEFIVTVPMCWETNTLAAVLDIFVEEQCDRLVIVNSQQCPIGVLYSARLLPQFLAADADNHLLKHLQQPLSQVDKSLIAPIQTIPAAANLEKFSLFLKHQEAQQKSNLDWALVDSDGKYLGILNTLSLLILLAQKKISISLTKAEGSHKYVTNTKTSPHQKNIKDTANKCQPKIHKSIVHLLARLPWPMMLQTGQGEVVMQNLPWWQQLGTSKDPEGIRKQVETILTPKYIYTNPQENQKTDTFTTHKQSISPTVFSPDSPSAFPFLQEPSLPINDGSNHCVFDKKLGICTCVVEIKTGQERVWEFAKIPLDSNELKIWVSESELPENSEELWLILATDVTEQQQLCKELAAKNADLIQLNRLKDEFLACISHELKTPLTAVLGLSRLLVDQQLGQLNERQARYAGLIHQSGRHLMSVVNDILDLTRMETGQMELTLTSVQIQVVCERAFSDVKNIHYQTHKTKQSSPAENRNLSNSNHQFSLVIEPGLEEMVADELRLRQMLVHLLSNAFKFTEISGEIGLRVSRWEGWIAFTIWDTGIGIPEQQQHLIFQKFQQLENPLTRQFEGTGLGLVLTRALARLHGGDVSFLSREGKGSQFTLLLPPSPPKASFNESEDIATKREIGNIINSSPQNLNSSSQRLVLVVEAVAQYIEELTEQLKGLGYRVVIARSGTEALEKARRLQPKAIFLNPLLPLLSGWDVMTLLKSDVLTRHIHVIVTATAAEKEQAFNKQADSFLSLPIKHQALASLLEKISTTTEFKNSVMENHQINSQNIPLRILRLVNPEIEAINLYPSLREHRVIEVDDLDQADLLARVWQFDVILLDMEISTARTYLEQLTKHQRLATLPLVTCDVATTLAASQIPGLSVFPCLSPLTQKNNHQNYQQDALASVLQIAAGICCPINILVVDISMLSDLSTVKRKPLKDYQSIKSSFVNFEDEQINRGYEWFQALIQYLQTAGFRASIAGCWSEVVQQVSHQSVDLLLICLNETAMNKEVQKALESLGNLPFNLPPILVLDQKFNEPNYGNVTKSRKQRYTSSVETAVRGIATQILPRSISMEELLIQINQSLAN; translated from the coding sequence ATGCTACAGTACCCACTTGATGAATTTATAGTAACTGTACCAATGTGCTGGGAAACGAATACTCTGGCAGCAGTGCTGGATATTTTTGTCGAAGAACAGTGCGATCGCTTGGTAATAGTTAATTCCCAACAATGCCCAATTGGTGTATTGTATTCTGCTCGATTACTGCCACAATTCTTAGCCGCGGATGCCGATAACCACCTCTTAAAGCATTTGCAACAACCACTCTCACAGGTGGATAAATCCCTCATAGCGCCAATACAGACCATACCAGCCGCAGCAAATCTGGAAAAATTTAGTTTATTTCTCAAGCATCAAGAAGCACAACAAAAAAGTAACTTAGATTGGGCGCTAGTTGATTCAGATGGTAAATATTTAGGAATCCTAAATACTTTAAGCCTATTAATATTGTTAGCTCAGAAGAAAATTTCCATTAGTTTAACCAAAGCAGAAGGAAGTCACAAATATGTGACAAACACCAAAACTTCTCCACACCAAAAAAACATCAAAGATACAGCCAATAAATGCCAGCCAAAAATACACAAGTCTATAGTCCACTTATTAGCTAGATTGCCCTGGCCAATGATGTTACAAACTGGTCAAGGCGAAGTAGTTATGCAAAACCTCCCTTGGTGGCAACAACTAGGAACATCAAAAGATCCTGAAGGCATTAGAAAACAGGTAGAGACTATACTTACTCCAAAATATATTTATACCAATCCTCAAGAAAATCAGAAAACCGATACTTTCACGACGCACAAACAAAGTATCTCACCGACAGTTTTTTCTCCTGACTCACCATCAGCTTTCCCTTTTTTGCAAGAACCATCTCTGCCTATAAATGACGGTTCTAACCACTGTGTTTTCGATAAGAAATTGGGTATTTGTACTTGTGTGGTGGAAATTAAAACTGGTCAGGAACGAGTTTGGGAATTTGCAAAAATTCCTTTAGATAGTAACGAGTTAAAAATTTGGGTTTCGGAGTCAGAATTACCAGAAAATTCAGAAGAACTATGGTTAATATTAGCCACAGATGTAACTGAACAACAACAACTTTGCAAAGAGTTGGCAGCAAAAAATGCCGATTTGATTCAACTCAATCGCTTAAAAGATGAATTTTTAGCTTGCATTAGTCATGAATTAAAAACACCGTTAACAGCAGTTTTAGGACTATCTCGCCTTCTGGTAGATCAACAGTTGGGACAATTAAATGAGCGTCAAGCTCGTTATGCTGGATTAATTCATCAAAGTGGTAGACATTTGATGAGTGTGGTGAATGATATTTTAGATTTAACGCGAATGGAAACGGGACAGATGGAACTTACCCTCACCTCGGTACAAATTCAAGTAGTATGTGAACGGGCTTTCTCAGACGTTAAAAACATTCATTATCAAACTCACAAAACTAAACAATCATCCCCAGCGGAAAATCGAAATTTATCTAATTCTAATCACCAATTTAGCCTAGTAATTGAACCAGGTTTAGAAGAAATGGTAGCAGATGAATTACGCTTGCGACAGATGTTAGTACATTTACTTTCTAATGCCTTTAAATTCACGGAAATATCTGGGGAAATTGGTTTACGGGTTAGCCGTTGGGAAGGCTGGATTGCCTTTACTATTTGGGATACAGGGATTGGAATTCCTGAACAACAACAACATTTAATCTTTCAAAAATTCCAGCAATTAGAAAACCCACTCACTCGTCAGTTTGAAGGAACGGGTTTAGGATTAGTATTAACTAGAGCTTTGGCTCGTTTACATGGTGGAGATGTCAGTTTCTTATCTCGTGAGGGGAAAGGGAGTCAGTTTACTTTGCTTTTACCTCCAAGTCCACCAAAAGCCAGTTTTAATGAGTCTGAAGACATAGCGACCAAGAGGGAAATAGGCAATATCATCAATTCTTCTCCTCAAAACCTCAATAGTTCTTCCCAAAGACTGGTGTTAGTAGTGGAAGCAGTAGCTCAATATATTGAAGAATTAACTGAACAACTTAAAGGTTTAGGTTATCGTGTTGTTATTGCTAGATCAGGAACAGAGGCACTAGAAAAAGCTCGACGTTTGCAACCAAAGGCAATATTTTTAAATCCTTTACTACCTTTACTTTCTGGTTGGGATGTGATGACTTTACTAAAATCTGATGTTTTAACTCGTCATATTCATGTTATTGTCACAGCCACAGCGGCCGAAAAGGAACAAGCATTTAATAAACAGGCTGATAGTTTTTTGAGTTTACCAATTAAGCATCAAGCATTGGCATCATTGTTAGAAAAAATATCAACAACAACTGAATTTAAGAATTCAGTGATGGAAAATCATCAGATCAATTCTCAAAATATTCCTTTGCGAATTCTCAGGTTAGTAAATCCGGAAATAGAGGCTATTAATCTCTACCCTTCTCTGCGAGAACATCGAGTTATTGAAGTAGATGATTTAGATCAAGCAGATTTATTAGCGCGAGTTTGGCAGTTTGATGTAATTTTACTAGATATGGAAATTTCTACTGCTCGCACTTATTTAGAACAATTAACAAAACATCAAAGATTGGCAACTTTACCATTGGTAACTTGTGATGTTGCGACTACTTTAGCTGCTTCCCAAATACCAGGATTGTCTGTATTTCCTTGTTTAAGTCCCTTAACACAGAAAAATAATCATCAAAATTATCAACAAGATGCTTTAGCATCTGTATTACAAATTGCTGCTGGTATTTGTTGTCCAATAAATATTTTAGTTGTAGATATAAGTATGCTGAGTGATTTATCCACGGTAAAACGCAAACCACTTAAAGATTATCAGTCAATCAAAAGTTCTTTTGTTAATTTTGAAGATGAGCAAATTAATCGAGGATATGAGTGGTTTCAAGCTTTAATTCAATACTTACAAACTGCTGGTTTTAGAGCTTCTATTGCCGGTTGTTGGTCGGAAGTTGTCCAACAAGTCAGTCATCAAAGTGTTGATTTACTTTTGATTTGCTTGAACGAGACGGCAATGAATAAGGAAGTACAAAAAGCTCTTGAATCATTAGGGAATTTACCATTTAATTTGCCGCCAATTTTGGTACTTGACCAGAAATTCAATGAACCCAATTATGGAAATGTAACAAAATCTCGGAAACAACGATATACATCTTCTGTAGAAACTGCGGTTCGGGGAATTGCTACCCAGATATTACCCCGTTCGATTTCAATGGAGGAACTATTAATTCAGATTAATCAATCTTTAGCAAATTAG
- the kaiB gene encoding circadian clock protein KaiB: MNEAKKTYVLKLYVAGNTPNSMRALKTLKNILEEEFQGVYALKVIDVLKNPQLAEEDKILATPTLSKILPPPVRKIIGDLTDRERVLIGLDLLYEELSEEYGKE; the protein is encoded by the coding sequence ATGAATGAAGCTAAAAAGACCTATGTTCTCAAGCTATATGTAGCAGGAAATACCCCTAATTCAATGCGGGCTTTAAAAACCCTCAAAAATATCTTAGAAGAAGAATTTCAAGGAGTTTATGCTTTAAAAGTAATTGATGTCCTGAAAAACCCCCAGTTGGCCGAAGAGGATAAAATACTCGCCACACCAACACTATCAAAAATTCTGCCCCCACCTGTGCGAAAAATTATTGGTGATTTAACAGATAGAGAAAGAGTATTAATTGGGTTGGATCTGCTGTATGAAGAATTGAGTGAAGAATATGGGAAAGAATAA
- a CDS encoding photosystem II S4 domain protein — MLPREELLKGVENRDTVARVIDQADQAIKTWEVVFTDFLSPPELAEIQRVFSRLTEVHSVAWGGYPQAERQRLAIARADLPLDQSQVAIVALDIAGNFLFDTANHRDFLGAMLGTGIVREKTGDVIVLGERGAQVIVVPELVEFLEMSLQQVRSVPVKTRRIEINELKIREPKKKEMTTVEASLRLDAVASAGFGMSRSKMVDLIDSNDVRVNWKEVTQASSHVKTGDLIAIRGKGRLEVGEIAVTKKDRYRVQLTRYM; from the coding sequence ATGCTACCTAGAGAAGAACTTTTAAAAGGTGTTGAAAACCGCGATACTGTTGCCCGTGTAATTGATCAAGCAGATCAAGCTATAAAGACCTGGGAAGTGGTATTTACAGATTTTTTGTCTCCGCCGGAGTTAGCGGAAATTCAACGGGTATTTAGCCGCTTAACGGAGGTGCATTCGGTAGCGTGGGGTGGATATCCACAGGCGGAAAGACAAAGGTTAGCGATCGCTCGTGCTGATTTACCATTAGATCAGTCTCAAGTGGCGATTGTGGCTTTAGATATTGCTGGTAATTTCTTGTTTGATACCGCAAATCACCGAGATTTTTTAGGCGCAATGCTGGGAACAGGAATTGTGCGGGAAAAAACGGGAGATGTAATTGTGTTGGGAGAAAGAGGGGCGCAGGTGATTGTTGTCCCTGAATTAGTAGAATTTTTAGAGATGAGTTTGCAACAGGTGCGTTCTGTGCCGGTGAAAACTCGACGCATTGAGATTAATGAGTTAAAAATCCGTGAACCTAAGAAGAAGGAAATGACGACTGTGGAAGCTTCTTTGCGGTTAGATGCGGTGGCTTCGGCTGGGTTTGGGATGTCCCGCAGTAAGATGGTAGATTTGATTGATTCTAATGATGTGCGTGTCAATTGGAAGGAAGTCACCCAAGCCAGTTCCCATGTTAAAACAGGGGATTTAATCGCTATTCGGGGGAAGGGGCGATTGGAAGTTGGGGAAATTGCGGTGACGAAAAAGGATCGCTATCGGGTGCAATTGACTAGATATATGTAG
- the kaiC gene encoding circadian clock protein KaiC has product MNKKEQPEPKKIPIGVEKIRTMIEGFDDISHGGLPVGRTTLVSGTSGTGKTLLSLQFLYNGITYFDEPGVFVTFEESPSDIIKNAHIFDWNLQGLIDEGKLFILDASPDPEGQDIVGNFDLSALIERLQYAIRKYKAKRVSIDSMTAIFQQYEAIGVVRREIFRLVARLKLLNVTTIITTERGEEYGPVASFGVEEFVSDNVIIARNVLEGERRRRTIEILKLRGTTHMKGEYPFTITNEGVNIFPLGAMRLTQRSSNVRVSSGVKILDEMCGGGFFKDSIILATGATGTGKTLLVSKFIQDGCVNGERAILFAYEESRAQLSRNASSWGIDFEELEHQGLLKIICTYPESTGLEDHLQIIKSEISHFKPARIAIDSLSAMARGVSNNAFRQFVIGVTGYAKQEEITGFFTNTTDQFLGSNSITDSHISTITDTILMLQYVEIRGEMSRAINVFKMRGSWHDKGIREYNITADGPDIKDSFRNYERIISGAPNRVTINEKAELSRIVKRFEDKPSSDV; this is encoded by the coding sequence ATGAATAAAAAAGAGCAACCTGAACCCAAAAAAATACCTATTGGTGTCGAAAAAATTCGCACGATGATCGAGGGCTTTGACGATATTAGTCATGGCGGTTTACCTGTTGGTAGAACTACTTTAGTTAGTGGAACTTCAGGAACTGGCAAAACTTTATTATCACTGCAATTTCTTTATAATGGCATCACTTACTTCGACGAACCAGGAGTATTTGTCACATTTGAAGAATCACCCAGTGACATTATTAAAAATGCCCATATTTTTGATTGGAATTTACAAGGTTTAATTGATGAAGGTAAATTATTTATTCTCGACGCATCTCCTGATCCTGAAGGTCAAGATATCGTAGGTAATTTTGATTTATCAGCCCTAATTGAACGTTTACAATATGCCATTCGTAAATATAAAGCTAAACGGGTTTCCATTGATTCCATGACCGCCATATTTCAACAATATGAAGCGATAGGAGTAGTCCGGCGAGAAATTTTTCGGTTAGTAGCACGGCTGAAACTATTGAATGTCACCACCATCATTACCACTGAACGGGGTGAAGAATATGGACCAGTAGCATCTTTTGGAGTTGAAGAATTTGTTTCTGATAATGTAATAATTGCTCGTAACGTCTTAGAAGGAGAACGTCGCCGCCGAACTATTGAAATCCTCAAGTTACGGGGAACAACTCACATGAAAGGCGAATATCCCTTCACAATTACCAATGAAGGAGTCAATATATTCCCCTTGGGAGCAATGCGTTTAACACAACGATCTTCTAATGTGCGCGTATCTTCTGGAGTGAAAATTCTTGATGAAATGTGTGGTGGTGGTTTCTTTAAAGATTCGATTATTTTAGCCACAGGAGCTACAGGAACTGGGAAAACCTTATTAGTGAGTAAGTTTATTCAAGATGGCTGTGTTAATGGTGAACGAGCCATATTATTTGCTTATGAAGAATCTCGCGCCCAACTTTCCCGGAATGCTTCTTCCTGGGGAATTGATTTTGAAGAATTAGAACATCAAGGATTACTGAAAATTATTTGTACCTATCCTGAATCCACTGGTTTAGAAGATCACTTACAAATTATTAAATCAGAAATTTCCCATTTCAAACCTGCTCGCATTGCCATTGATTCACTTTCTGCAATGGCTAGAGGCGTTAGTAATAATGCTTTTCGTCAGTTTGTAATTGGGGTGACAGGTTATGCTAAACAAGAAGAGATTACTGGTTTCTTTACCAATACTACAGATCAATTTCTGGGTTCTAATTCCATTACTGATTCCCACATTTCTACGATTACAGACACAATTTTGATGTTACAATATGTAGAAATTCGGGGAGAAATGTCACGGGCAATTAACGTATTTAAAATGCGCGGCTCGTGGCACGATAAGGGAATTCGTGAATATAATATTACGGCAGATGGTCCTGATATTAAAGATTCATTCCGTAACTATGAGCGAATTATTAGTGGTGCGCCTAACCGCGTTACTATAAACGAAAAAGCAGAACTTTCTCGGATTGTCAAACGTTTTGAAGACAAACCGAGTTCAGATGTTTAA